From Luteococcus japonicus, one genomic window encodes:
- a CDS encoding DNA-3-methyladenine glycosylase: METDAETAAKRLLGCELVHEVEGHRLRVRIVETEAYDEADPASHSHRGRTARNDAMFLSAGHAYVYLIHGLHHCMNVVAGFEGHGCGVLIRAAEPLEGLAEMERRRGRGGAELTNGPGKLCQAMGITLPMRGHDLGEPPLILIRRSPVDQDQIVVTRRVGIAKNADAPRRFYLRGDPWVSRPWTT; this comes from the coding sequence TTGGAGACCGACGCCGAGACCGCGGCCAAGCGGCTGCTGGGTTGTGAACTCGTCCATGAGGTCGAGGGGCACCGCCTGCGCGTGCGCATCGTCGAGACAGAGGCCTACGACGAGGCCGATCCCGCCAGTCATAGCCACCGCGGCCGCACGGCGCGCAATGACGCCATGTTCCTGTCCGCTGGCCATGCCTACGTCTACCTGATCCACGGACTGCACCACTGCATGAACGTCGTTGCCGGGTTCGAGGGGCACGGCTGCGGAGTGCTGATCCGTGCGGCCGAGCCGCTGGAAGGCCTGGCGGAGATGGAACGGCGTCGAGGTCGCGGTGGGGCTGAGCTGACCAATGGCCCCGGCAAGCTCTGCCAGGCGATGGGGATCACCCTGCCGATGCGGGGGCATGATCTTGGCGAGCCGCCCTTGATCTTGATCAGGAGGTCACCAGTCGACCAAGATCAAATTGTTGTGACAAGGCGCGTCGGAATCGCGAAGAATGCCGACGCACCCCGCCGCTTCTATCTGCGCGGCGATCCGTGGGTGTCTCGGCCCTGGACCACCTGA
- a CDS encoding HAD-IA family hydrolase, which yields MYRNVFWDLGGTLVDTYPQLDAAFVEVVRRGGGEVIVQEVAQLTRRSTHAAMAALSERFGLDIGLFESANQQLKNLWEHDPPPSMPGAKTLMRDIALGRGLNLVVTHRDRVSATALLGGLGLAVDDLISTADGFPRKPDPTMYQVLLERHGLRASDCLAVGDRPIDATAAHRAGMAAAMLESAEAPVDDDAEYTVATLDELRPLLGL from the coding sequence ATGTACCGCAACGTCTTCTGGGACCTGGGCGGAACCCTCGTCGACACCTACCCACAGCTGGACGCCGCCTTCGTGGAGGTGGTTCGCCGCGGCGGTGGAGAGGTAATCGTCCAGGAAGTGGCGCAGCTGACGCGCCGCTCCACGCACGCGGCAATGGCCGCCCTTTCGGAGCGCTTCGGCCTGGACATCGGTCTTTTCGAGAGCGCCAACCAGCAGCTGAAGAACCTGTGGGAACACGACCCCCCACCGTCCATGCCGGGCGCCAAGACCCTGATGCGGGACATCGCCCTCGGACGAGGGCTCAACCTGGTTGTCACCCACCGGGATCGTGTGAGCGCGACGGCATTGCTCGGCGGTCTCGGGCTGGCCGTCGACGACCTCATCTCCACCGCCGACGGGTTCCCCCGCAAGCCCGACCCGACGATGTACCAGGTGCTCCTGGAGCGGCACGGGCTGCGGGCTTCGGACTGCCTGGCCGTCGGAGACCGCCCGATCGACGCGACAGCCGCCCATCGCGCGGGGATGGCCGCCGCCATGCTGGAGTCTGCCGAGGCACCCGTGGACGACGATGCCGAGTACACCGTCGCCACCCTCGACGAGCTTCGCCCGCTGCTGGGTCTGTGA
- a CDS encoding GNAT family N-acetyltransferase has protein sequence MHTSAPPRFEDAVLRDGDLLLDALTVLDAPRIAEACNDPQTQRWLPLPTPYSHDDALFYVNQMAHHSLDSGDGIERAIRLDGDFVGVIGLKETSRAAAKTEAGYWLAPWGRGQGVMTRALRLLTDWALDTQGIGRVEAHVAPENGASLGVARRAGFIEEGLMRRAGFTHAGPTDLVLFSRLADDPRP, from the coding sequence ATGCACACGTCTGCTCCGCCCCGCTTCGAGGACGCGGTCCTCCGCGATGGAGATCTCCTGCTCGATGCCCTCACCGTCCTTGATGCCCCCAGGATTGCCGAGGCGTGCAATGACCCGCAGACCCAACGTTGGCTGCCGCTTCCCACGCCCTATTCACACGACGATGCGCTCTTCTACGTCAATCAGATGGCTCACCACAGCCTCGACAGCGGCGACGGGATCGAGCGCGCCATCCGACTGGACGGGGACTTCGTCGGCGTGATCGGCCTGAAGGAGACCAGCCGGGCGGCCGCGAAGACCGAGGCCGGGTACTGGCTGGCTCCGTGGGGCCGCGGGCAGGGAGTGATGACGAGGGCCTTGCGCCTGCTGACGGACTGGGCGCTGGACACCCAGGGCATCGGGCGGGTGGAGGCGCACGTGGCGCCGGAGAATGGGGCCTCCCTGGGCGTCGCCCGTCGTGCCGGATTCATCGAGGAAGGGCTGATGCGTCGCGCCGGATTCACCCACGCCGGGCCGACCGACCTGGTGCTGTTCAGCCGCCTCGCAGACGACCCGCGCCCGTAG
- a CDS encoding aldo/keto reductase, with protein sequence MKTNSFGDTGLSVSVLGLGAGQVGAGGLGETEAAAVLNTALDLGITLIDTADCYGLSEERIGRHLRARRDEFVLSSKCGHDVPGTQDWTPENVRASVERSLQRLQTDHIDILHLHSCTQDKLADGSLVDAMDELVSAGKVRFVAYSGENEHLVAAITSGRFASVETSVNIADQWSLHHALPLAQEHGLGVIAKRPIANAVWKYDTRPDGVYGEVYWDRLQQLSLDLGDDPLAFALRFSAFAPGVCAAIMGTAKVDNLRKAVATVEQGPLPEDQLADVERRWSQNGQGFDGQV encoded by the coding sequence ATGAAGACCAATTCCTTCGGTGACACCGGATTGTCCGTCAGCGTCCTCGGTCTGGGAGCCGGTCAGGTGGGTGCCGGCGGCCTCGGCGAGACCGAGGCCGCCGCCGTCCTCAACACGGCGCTGGACCTGGGCATCACACTGATCGACACCGCAGACTGCTATGGCCTCTCGGAGGAGCGGATCGGCCGCCACCTGCGGGCTCGCCGCGACGAGTTCGTGCTCTCCAGCAAGTGCGGCCATGACGTCCCCGGGACGCAGGACTGGACCCCGGAGAATGTCCGCGCCAGCGTCGAACGCTCCCTGCAGCGTCTGCAGACGGACCACATCGACATCCTCCACCTGCACTCCTGCACGCAGGACAAGCTCGCCGATGGCAGCCTCGTCGACGCCATGGATGAGCTTGTCAGCGCCGGGAAGGTGCGCTTCGTCGCCTATTCCGGGGAGAACGAGCACCTGGTTGCGGCCATCACCTCCGGTCGCTTCGCGTCGGTGGAGACGAGCGTCAACATCGCAGACCAGTGGAGCCTGCACCACGCTCTGCCGCTGGCTCAGGAACACGGCCTCGGGGTGATCGCCAAGCGCCCGATTGCCAATGCGGTCTGGAAGTACGACACCCGTCCCGACGGTGTCTATGGCGAGGTCTACTGGGACCGGCTGCAGCAGCTGTCGCTTGATCTTGGCGACGATCCCCTGGCCTTCGCCCTGCGGTTCAGCGCCTTCGCGCCGGGTGTCTGCGCGGCCATCATGGGCACCGCAAAGGTCGACAACCTCAGAAAGGCCGTCGCCACAGTGGAACAAGGGCCCCTGCCCGAGGACCAGCTCGCCGACGTCGAGCGCCGCTGGTCCCAGAACGGGCAAGGCTTCGACGGGCAGGTCTGA
- a CDS encoding DEAD/DEAH box helicase: MSAKQYPSWVLDLTDEELRWTFGAPTFFRGSDYAKQKRVGHVTVAGDRIVTAQVRGSEHGAYYTSLAWDGSQVSNTCTCPVRRDCKHGVALVLHLREAASRQRMPKWQRDLALVLGSDEDSAFSAGTPLAIQYTLLLHDVELRPMYWGARNTWVRGQATWDEMTRARNAGHDPAHRQALARLHAAAQESHTNRWGFGPRGGHLLVSELGHEGWRLIQEAQSVGVEFIPAKESRTVTFRGPELELTAELTSSDDGGLNVQRVLTLDGEAVTPVNLLGMPPHGAMLPAEKGDRIVVGFSRPLDESARALAQLPSVQIPAPDVGQFALEYLPRLKRVAPVRQPEGLTLPTVGTPELLVTVEQTPTETGITGTVEIGFRYGYEGSTAKPVDITTRGGRSFAGRDMVAEQELRPVVEELLGGPAPKVLPATVLREGRAFLELWPRLDDLAERDDVILVITEGTRGYQQLEEAPQISLRVNEKADWDWFDLEVSVTVGEVKAPLPDLLRAISAGDDHLILDNGDWFSLDHPELQRLRDLLAEARLLTDPDSDGSVIRLRPENAGWWEELVELGVVARDSEAWNRVTTRLLQATGAPEIEAPSSLRADLRGYQLTGLRWMDFLRSVGLGGILADDMGLGKTLQALALICSLQERDLLTGPVLVVAPSSVVGAWAEQAVRFTPDLTVTTLSETSRKRGSTVQEAIDGAQLVLASYAVARLDVEQFEQTHWQLVLLDEAQFVKNRQSRTYQAVRRIPAGARFVLSGTPLENNLMDLWSMLSLTTPGLFPDPRVFTETYRKPIEEGDDEAGAMLAQLLRRIKPVLLRRTKELVAPELPPRQEQVVPVELNAAHRRVYDRHLNRERQRVMGLVGDLQKNRITILRSLTLLRQLSLSPGLVEAEHADIAASKIDVLLELLADVVAGGHRALVFSQFTSFLGLVKERLNAEGIETVYLDGRTRNRQARVDEFRQGSAPAFLISLKAGGFGLTLTEADYVFVLDPWWNPAAEAQAVDRAHRIGQDKPVMVYRLVASNTIEAKVVALQERKRELFNQVVDAGDGAVAGALSADDIRGLLDM; the protein is encoded by the coding sequence ATGTCCGCGAAGCAATACCCCAGCTGGGTCCTCGATCTGACCGACGAGGAGCTCCGCTGGACCTTCGGCGCCCCCACCTTCTTCCGGGGCTCCGACTACGCCAAACAGAAGCGGGTTGGCCACGTCACCGTCGCCGGCGACCGGATCGTCACCGCACAGGTGCGCGGCAGCGAACACGGCGCCTACTACACCTCGCTCGCCTGGGACGGAAGCCAGGTCAGCAATACCTGCACCTGCCCGGTGCGCCGGGACTGCAAGCACGGCGTCGCGCTGGTCCTGCACCTGCGCGAGGCCGCGTCCCGGCAGCGGATGCCCAAATGGCAGCGGGATCTGGCGCTCGTCCTCGGGTCCGACGAGGACTCCGCCTTCTCCGCGGGAACCCCACTCGCCATCCAGTACACGCTCCTGCTGCACGACGTCGAACTACGCCCCATGTACTGGGGTGCACGCAATACCTGGGTCCGCGGGCAGGCAACCTGGGACGAGATGACGCGCGCCCGCAATGCCGGCCATGATCCGGCGCACCGGCAGGCTTTGGCCCGGCTGCACGCCGCCGCCCAGGAGAGCCACACGAACCGCTGGGGTTTCGGGCCGCGCGGCGGGCACCTGCTGGTCTCGGAGTTGGGGCACGAGGGCTGGCGGTTGATCCAGGAGGCCCAGTCCGTCGGGGTGGAGTTCATTCCCGCCAAGGAATCGCGGACCGTCACCTTCCGCGGCCCGGAGCTGGAGCTCACCGCGGAACTGACCAGCTCCGACGACGGCGGGCTCAACGTGCAGCGCGTGCTCACGCTCGACGGGGAAGCCGTCACCCCGGTGAACCTGCTCGGCATGCCCCCGCACGGCGCGATGTTGCCCGCAGAGAAGGGGGACCGGATCGTCGTCGGCTTCAGCCGGCCCCTGGACGAGTCGGCCAGGGCACTGGCCCAGCTGCCGTCGGTCCAGATCCCGGCCCCCGACGTGGGGCAGTTCGCGCTGGAATACCTGCCACGGCTGAAGCGCGTCGCTCCGGTCCGTCAGCCCGAGGGCTTGACTCTTCCCACCGTCGGCACCCCCGAGTTGCTGGTGACCGTGGAGCAGACGCCCACCGAGACCGGAATCACCGGGACGGTGGAGATCGGCTTCCGGTACGGCTACGAGGGGAGCACAGCCAAGCCCGTCGACATCACGACGCGAGGCGGGCGAAGCTTCGCGGGCCGAGACATGGTGGCCGAACAGGAGCTTCGTCCCGTGGTGGAAGAGCTGCTCGGTGGGCCAGCCCCCAAGGTGCTCCCGGCCACGGTGCTCCGTGAGGGGCGGGCTTTTCTCGAGCTCTGGCCGCGGCTTGATGATCTTGCAGAACGTGATGATGTGATCTTGGTCATCACGGAGGGGACCCGCGGCTACCAGCAGCTGGAGGAGGCCCCTCAGATCTCGCTGAGGGTAAATGAAAAGGCTGACTGGGACTGGTTTGATCTTGAGGTGAGCGTCACGGTGGGCGAGGTGAAGGCGCCGCTCCCGGACCTGCTGCGGGCCATCAGCGCGGGTGATGACCACCTCATCCTGGACAACGGGGACTGGTTCAGTCTGGACCATCCGGAACTGCAACGGCTGCGGGACCTGCTGGCCGAGGCACGTCTGCTCACGGACCCGGACAGTGACGGTTCGGTGATCCGGCTCCGCCCGGAGAATGCCGGCTGGTGGGAGGAGCTCGTCGAACTGGGCGTCGTCGCGCGGGACAGCGAGGCGTGGAACCGGGTGACGACGCGACTGCTGCAGGCCACCGGCGCGCCGGAGATCGAGGCACCGAGCAGCCTCCGGGCAGACCTGCGTGGTTACCAGCTGACGGGGCTGCGCTGGATGGACTTCCTGCGTAGCGTCGGGCTGGGCGGCATCTTGGCCGATGACATGGGTCTCGGCAAGACCCTGCAGGCACTGGCGCTGATCTGCTCCCTCCAGGAGCGCGACCTGCTGACCGGCCCCGTGCTGGTGGTGGCGCCCTCCAGCGTCGTCGGGGCCTGGGCGGAGCAGGCGGTCCGCTTCACTCCGGACCTCACGGTGACCACGCTGTCCGAGACCTCCCGCAAGCGCGGCAGCACCGTGCAGGAGGCCATCGACGGGGCACAGCTCGTGTTGGCCAGTTATGCCGTCGCCCGGCTGGACGTCGAACAGTTCGAGCAGACCCACTGGCAGCTGGTGCTCCTCGACGAGGCGCAGTTCGTCAAGAACAGGCAGTCCCGCACCTATCAGGCGGTGCGTCGAATCCCTGCTGGGGCACGCTTTGTGCTGTCCGGCACACCGTTGGAGAACAACCTGATGGACCTGTGGTCCATGCTCTCCCTCACCACGCCCGGTCTCTTCCCGGACCCGCGGGTCTTCACCGAGACCTACCGCAAGCCCATTGAGGAGGGCGACGACGAGGCGGGCGCGATGCTGGCCCAGTTGCTGCGCCGGATCAAGCCGGTGCTCTTGCGCCGCACCAAGGAACTCGTCGCCCCGGAGTTGCCTCCGCGTCAGGAGCAGGTGGTTCCGGTGGAGCTCAATGCGGCCCACCGTCGCGTCTATGACCGGCACCTGAACCGGGAACGCCAGCGGGTGATGGGGCTGGTGGGGGATCTGCAGAAGAACCGGATCACCATCCTGCGGTCGCTGACCCTGCTGCGCCAGCTGAGCCTGTCGCCGGGGCTGGTGGAGGCCGAGCATGCCGACATCGCCGCCAGCAAGATCGACGTCCTGCTGGAGTTGCTGGCCGATGTGGTGGCTGGCGGCCACCGCGCCCTGGTCTTCAGTCAGTTCACGAGCTTCCTCGGGCTGGTCAAGGAGCGGTTGAACGCCGAGGGGATCGAGACGGTCTACCTCGACGGGCGCACCCGCAATCGTCAGGCCCGCGTCGACGAGTTCCGGCAGGGGAGTGCCCCGGCCTTCCTGATCAGCCTGAAGGCGGGCGGTTTCGGGCTGACGCTGACCGAGGCGGACTATGTCTTCGTGCTGGATCCGTGGTGGAATCCGGCCGCCGAGGCCCAAGCCGTGGACCGGGCGCACCGCATCGGCCAGGACAAGCCGGTGATGGTCTACCGGCTGGTGGCCAGCAACACCATCGAGGCGAAGGTGGTGGCGCTGCAGGAACGCAAGCGCGAGTTGTTCAACCAGGTGGTGGATGCCGGCGACGGTGCGGTGGCCGGTGCGCTGAGCGCCGACGACATCCGTGGCCTGCTGGACATGTGA
- a CDS encoding aminoglycoside 3'-phosphotransferase: protein MSIPSLPRAIPELVLREAAGQRVEAVWTNGLGGTTWQIGEGEDRDFIKMGPEHPEFDITGEIQRLDWLAEFLPVPSLVSCGFDDDGVWIRTKGLPGSNAVAPRNVTNAAPVVPALGRGLRRFHDALPVDECPFDWSVESRSSLLRNPFEVSIPAPRAEHVVVCHGDACNPNFLIGDDGEVSGFVDLGRTGVADRHADLAPAVLSLGWNFGDGWTDAFLSAYCADGLTVDRDLLELYIRLWNAE, encoded by the coding sequence GTGAGCATCCCCAGCCTGCCCCGCGCCATTCCGGAACTCGTACTCCGGGAAGCCGCAGGGCAGCGGGTTGAGGCCGTCTGGACCAATGGATTGGGCGGCACGACATGGCAGATCGGAGAAGGGGAAGATCGGGACTTCATCAAGATGGGTCCCGAGCACCCGGAATTCGACATTACCGGTGAGATCCAGCGGCTCGACTGGTTGGCGGAATTCCTGCCGGTGCCCTCTCTGGTCAGCTGTGGCTTTGATGACGACGGGGTGTGGATCAGGACCAAGGGCCTGCCGGGGAGCAATGCCGTCGCTCCGCGGAATGTGACCAATGCCGCGCCCGTCGTTCCCGCACTTGGCCGGGGACTTCGCCGTTTCCACGACGCACTTCCCGTCGACGAATGCCCCTTCGACTGGTCCGTCGAGAGCCGTTCGTCCTTGCTGCGAAATCCATTCGAGGTGAGCATTCCCGCCCCACGAGCGGAGCATGTGGTGGTCTGCCACGGCGACGCCTGCAATCCCAACTTCCTGATCGGCGACGACGGGGAGGTCAGCGGCTTTGTGGACCTGGGCCGGACGGGCGTCGCGGACCGCCATGCAGACCTTGCGCCAGCGGTCCTGAGCCTGGGCTGGAACTTCGGTGACGGGTGGACGGACGCCTTCCTGAGTGCCTACTGCGCGGATGGCCTCACCGTCGACCGGGATCTGCTGGAGCTCTACATCCGCCTGTGGAATGCGGAATAG
- a CDS encoding type II toxin-antitoxin system death-on-curing family toxin gives MTEYLSLEDLLGLIGELGVGPLRDLGLLDSAAQRPRTSLWGREACPSLDEKTAALLESLVRNDPRVDGNKRLGWLATIVLLDINGVWVEAPDDDAYDLVIEVASGRLSLAEIAEVLARWR, from the coding sequence GTGACCGAATACCTGTCGCTGGAGGACCTGCTCGGCCTCATTGGCGAGCTGGGTGTCGGACCGCTGCGCGACCTGGGGCTCTTGGACTCGGCTGCCCAGCGTCCCAGGACGAGTCTGTGGGGTCGTGAGGCGTGCCCGAGCCTGGACGAGAAGACTGCTGCGCTGTTGGAATCGCTGGTCCGCAACGATCCTCGGGTGGACGGAAACAAGCGCCTGGGGTGGCTCGCCACGATCGTCCTCCTCGACATCAATGGCGTGTGGGTCGAGGCGCCCGATGACGACGCCTACGACTTGGTCATCGAGGTGGCCAGCGGACGCCTGTCACTCGCCGAGATTGCCGAAGTGCTTGCCCGCTGGCGCTAG